TTACTACATTAACCACTGAGATTTTCATTACCTTCAACGGTTCATAATATCTTCGATTTGCCTAATATTTCATTATCTCGACAGATTCACACTCACATGTGCTACTCCAACTTCAATGACATCATCCAATCCATCATTGATATGGATGCCGACGTGATCACAATTGAGAACTCCCGTTCTGACGAGAAGCTCTTGTCAGTCTTCCGTGAGGGAGTGAAGTATGGTGCTGGAATTGGCCCCGGTGTGTACGACATTCACTCTCCTAGAATACCATCAACCGAAGAGATTGCAGACAGGATCAACAAGATGCTTGCAGTGCTCGAGACCAACATCTTATGGGTCAATCCCGACTGTGGTCTCAAGACACGCAAGTACGCCGAGGTGAATCCTGCTCTCAAGAACATGGTGGCTGCTGCGAAGCTCCTCCGAACCC
This portion of the Cucurbita pepo subsp. pepo cultivar mu-cu-16 chromosome LG08, ASM280686v2, whole genome shotgun sequence genome encodes:
- the LOC111800095 gene encoding 5-methyltetrahydropteroyltriglutamate--homocysteine methyltransferase-like, producing the protein MDADVITIENSRSDEKLLSVFREGVKYGAGIGPGVYDIHSPRIPSTEEIADRINKMLAVLETNILWVNPDCGLKTRKYAEVNPALKNMVAAAKLLRTQLASAK